A single window of Ischnura elegans chromosome 8, ioIscEleg1.1, whole genome shotgun sequence DNA harbors:
- the LOC124163883 gene encoding uncharacterized protein LOC124163883: MPKVKSDKKEGEKPYETEGRKGGWGRKKAPAEEEGESGEAAAVQGAGFKDKEKAQETVRILDGRDPCYAFYVVNSMFHRAKLCIKRTKDEEKIKHMEEAMAVFEAWLDDYRAHNRARENCAYLPLDVIEGYLPLAKRYGLPSESSDEPTFLNAYRKAEGEMKKLRTVPVDENHKDEVNGHVLTWDIERNRRLKAKLTEIRENHLPLFETDIDLKGLPTKDHMELILLAYSPDVTKTKKAMSLLKEKLGVSNGEDSKGKESSSSAAEDSS; the protein is encoded by the exons ATGCCGAAGGTGAAGTCGGATAAGAAGGAGGGGGAGAAGCCCTACGAGACGGAGGGTCGGAAGGGCGGCTGGGGGCGGAAGAAGGCCCCCGccgaggaggagggggagagcgGGGAGGCGGCCGCCGTGCAGGGGGCAGGGTTCAAGGACAAGGAGAAGGCCCAGGAGACGGTGAGGATCCTGGATGGGAGAGATCCCTGCTACGCCTTCTACGTCGTCAACTCCATGTTCCACAGAGCCAAG CTGTGCATCAAAAGGACGAAGGATGAGGAGAAGATTAAGCACATGGAGGAGGCAATGGCAGTATTTGAGGCGTGGTTGGATGACTATCGTGCCCACAATCGCGCTCGAGAGAACTGCGCTTACCTTCCCTTAGATGTCATCGAAGGATATCTTCCGCTGGCAAAGCGATACGGTCTGCCCAGTGAGTCCAGTGATGAACCGACATTCCTGAATGCATATCGCAAGGCTGAAGGAGAGATGAAGAAGTTAAGAACGGTTCCTGTGGATGAGAATCATAAGGATGAAGTCAATGGACATGTTTTAACATGGGACATTGAAAGGAACAGAAGG CTGAAAGCTAAATTGACTGAGATAAGAGAGAATCACTTGCCTCTCTTCGAGACTGACATAGACCTCAAAGGCCTGCCAACTAAAGATCACATGGAGCTAATACTTCTTGCCTACAGCCCAGATGTGACCAAGACTAAGAAGGCTATGTCACTTTTGAAAGAAAAGTTGGGAGTGTCCAACGGCGAGGATAGCAAAGGCAAGGAATCGTCATCGTCGGCAGCAGAAGACTCGTCCTAA